One genomic segment of Bacillus carboniphilus includes these proteins:
- a CDS encoding threonine/serine dehydratase, whose amino-acid sequence MITLKDVQTARENINDITRVTPVLTSELLSEMCGNQLYFKAEHLQKTGSFKIRGATNRVKQAALDGAKHVTAASSGNHGQAVSYIANQLHIPATIVVPVDASQCKINAIESYGGKIEKCGTTSGERLPRAKYIAEEKNGVFIPPYDDPFIMAGQGTVGLEILDQIKDVDAVVVPVGGGGLISGVLTAIKESNPKVKIIGVEPEIANDTYLSLKKGKITSIPATTTIADGLRTNQPGDLTFPVLQKYLDDLVLVSEDEIKQAFSLVLERMKQMIEPSSATTVAAALSGKLGLKGKRVVTVISGGNVDLAQLPQFIVSIENLW is encoded by the coding sequence ATGATTACGTTAAAAGATGTTCAGACTGCACGAGAAAACATTAATGACATTACCCGAGTTACACCTGTATTAACGTCAGAGCTACTTTCTGAAATGTGTGGGAATCAGCTTTACTTCAAAGCAGAACACCTTCAAAAAACGGGTTCTTTTAAAATTCGCGGAGCAACTAACCGCGTCAAACAAGCTGCACTGGATGGTGCAAAACACGTTACAGCTGCATCCTCCGGAAACCATGGGCAAGCCGTATCTTACATTGCAAACCAGCTACATATTCCTGCAACCATTGTGGTACCGGTAGATGCAAGCCAATGTAAAATCAATGCTATCGAATCCTATGGTGGGAAAATTGAAAAGTGCGGGACAACCTCAGGGGAACGTCTCCCTCGTGCCAAATATATAGCTGAGGAAAAAAATGGCGTGTTTATTCCTCCATATGATGATCCTTTTATTATGGCCGGCCAGGGTACAGTTGGACTTGAGATTTTAGACCAAATAAAAGATGTCGATGCTGTTGTGGTTCCTGTTGGTGGAGGCGGTCTCATCTCTGGTGTCTTAACTGCAATTAAAGAATCAAATCCAAAAGTAAAGATCATTGGAGTAGAGCCTGAGATTGCTAATGACACCTACTTGTCTTTAAAAAAAGGAAAAATCACCTCCATTCCAGCTACGACAACGATTGCAGACGGCTTGCGCACAAACCAACCAGGAGACCTTACTTTCCCTGTATTGCAAAAATATCTAGATGACCTTGTCCTTGTAAGTGAAGATGAAATTAAACAGGCTTTTAGCCTCGTACTAGAAAGAATGAAGCAAATGATTGAACCATCAAGTGCAACGACTGTCGCTGCAGCATTATCTGGAAAGCTTGGTCTCAAAGGTAAAAGGGTTGTCACCGTTATTTCGGGAGGTAATGTAGACCTAGCTCAACTCCCTCAATTCATCGTAAGCATTGAAAATCTATGGTAA
- a CDS encoding Glu/Leu/Phe/Val dehydrogenase, which yields MASQTGTIVQESLEALLEDPSFLPELQGQGRKQAFTSLAAILSTPNHIHKSFLRIPMDNGRVVRIPAYRVQHNNALGPFKGGIRFHESVNEEEVTNLAALMTLKNALHDVPFGGGKGGVVINPRELSIKELHSICKKYVQYFSDILGPDKDIPAPDVGTGDREMDWMMAEYKSIRPGTPYRGSFTGKSIVNGGSLGRREATGKGVYFTFRYLIHDFLTTQEKWLANTDNPFAKTALSYHYKPLNIAIQGFGNVGSVAALEAYNCTHLQNKVVSVSDRNVTLYNSEGLDIPALVQFVTTNRGDLPKNEEELKQSGVKADVRDRDDVLSLDVDVLILAALEDQIHKGNMESIKANIIVEGANAPVTGDADKYLSDKGVIIIPDILANAGGVIVSYFEWLQGRETQFYTEEEVFNLLFDKMRTTMDTILPQYFGDPFPLRQNCFIHAVMKLSTVLFRQGKLY from the coding sequence ATGGCAAGTCAAACGGGTACGATTGTTCAAGAATCTTTAGAAGCCTTATTAGAAGATCCATCCTTTTTACCAGAATTACAAGGTCAAGGTCGTAAGCAAGCTTTTACTTCATTGGCTGCAATACTTTCTACACCTAATCACATTCATAAATCCTTTCTTCGAATTCCAATGGACAATGGTCGGGTTGTCCGAATACCTGCCTATCGTGTTCAGCATAATAATGCTCTTGGTCCTTTTAAAGGTGGTATTCGCTTCCATGAGTCTGTTAACGAAGAAGAAGTTACCAACCTAGCTGCTTTAATGACTTTAAAAAATGCACTTCACGATGTTCCCTTCGGTGGAGGTAAAGGTGGAGTTGTTATTAACCCCCGAGAATTATCCATCAAAGAATTACACTCCATTTGTAAAAAATACGTTCAATACTTCAGTGATATCCTAGGTCCTGACAAAGATATTCCTGCACCTGATGTTGGAACAGGTGACAGAGAAATGGACTGGATGATGGCCGAATATAAAAGTATTCGCCCTGGAACACCTTATCGAGGCAGTTTTACTGGAAAGAGCATTGTCAATGGTGGTTCTCTAGGAAGAAGAGAAGCCACAGGTAAGGGTGTGTATTTTACATTCCGTTATTTAATTCACGACTTCCTTACTACTCAAGAGAAATGGTTAGCAAATACTGATAACCCATTTGCCAAAACGGCTCTTTCTTACCACTACAAACCATTAAATATCGCTATTCAAGGGTTTGGTAATGTCGGTTCAGTTGCTGCTTTAGAAGCTTATAACTGCACTCATTTACAAAACAAAGTCGTTTCTGTTAGTGATCGAAACGTCACATTATATAACTCAGAAGGATTGGATATTCCGGCACTTGTCCAATTTGTCACAACGAACAGAGGTGACCTTCCTAAAAATGAGGAAGAACTAAAACAAAGTGGGGTTAAAGCAGATGTTCGTGACCGAGACGATGTCCTTTCACTTGATGTGGATGTTTTAATCTTAGCAGCTTTAGAAGACCAAATACACAAAGGGAATATGGAATCAATAAAGGCAAACATCATCGTAGAGGGTGCTAATGCCCCTGTTACAGGTGATGCTGATAAATACTTAAGTGATAAAGGCGTCATTATTATTCCAGATATTTTAGCCAATGCAGGAGGAGTTATTGTTTCTTATTTCGAATGGTTACAAGGGCGCGAAACTCAATTTTACACGGAAGAAGAGGTCTTTAATCTCCTCTTCGATAAAATGAGAACAACCATGGACACCATCCTCCCACAATACTTTGGTGATCCCTTCCCATTGCGTCAAAACTGCTTCATCCATGCCGTAATGAAACTATCAACGGTCCTATTCAGACAAGGAAAACTGTACTAG
- a CDS encoding MFS transporter yields the protein MLMVGNLFVFMSFQMLIPTMPPYIKSLGATGFEIGLVTTLFSIGAVLSRPFIGFMLQYKARKPLVLFGAILLLIITFVYPLSQIVFIFLFFRLAHGLAWGWSTTVNGTAAVDVVPNSRLGEGMGYFGLSVTLGMIIAPSLGIYLYQVTSFTNLVYISGMLGIISVILLSIVRYQTPEDVKQTKKEELTFSYIGSLVEKTSWYPAAITMAATFGYGSIITFIVIFGEERGIEQIFLFYLANAIMASISRPVAGKWFDEKGPKGLVILCTLIAFSGMWVLSFAYTGLHIAVAGALFGVGFGSLIPTLQSWTLSQTPSNRRGVANGMFFSSIDLGLGLGGLVFGIIAPFVETGTLFQISSTFMIVAAVLTVFEGKRRRRVPQQAVS from the coding sequence ATGCTCATGGTTGGAAACTTATTCGTATTTATGTCCTTTCAAATGCTGATTCCGACCATGCCTCCATATATCAAATCACTAGGAGCAACTGGTTTTGAGATTGGGCTTGTGACCACTTTATTTTCAATAGGTGCCGTCCTAAGTCGTCCCTTTATCGGTTTTATGCTCCAATACAAGGCACGGAAGCCGCTTGTATTATTTGGTGCTATTCTCTTACTCATCATTACATTTGTTTACCCTTTATCTCAAATTGTATTCATCTTCTTATTTTTCCGTCTGGCCCATGGACTTGCATGGGGCTGGTCAACGACCGTAAATGGAACAGCAGCAGTGGATGTGGTTCCTAATTCAAGACTGGGGGAGGGGATGGGCTACTTCGGACTCTCGGTTACCTTAGGAATGATTATTGCTCCAAGTCTTGGAATCTATCTATATCAGGTCACTTCATTTACAAACCTTGTGTATATATCAGGTATGCTTGGTATTATTTCCGTTATCTTATTGTCCATTGTCCGGTACCAAACACCAGAGGATGTTAAACAAACGAAGAAAGAAGAGCTAACATTTTCATATATTGGATCATTAGTCGAAAAAACGAGTTGGTATCCCGCTGCCATTACGATGGCTGCTACATTTGGATATGGATCCATTATCACCTTTATTGTCATATTTGGGGAGGAACGTGGAATAGAACAGATTTTTCTATTTTACTTAGCGAATGCCATTATGGCTTCGATATCTCGTCCAGTTGCTGGAAAGTGGTTTGATGAGAAAGGGCCAAAAGGATTAGTCATCCTATGTACATTGATTGCTTTTAGTGGGATGTGGGTGCTGTCGTTCGCTTATACTGGACTACACATTGCGGTTGCAGGAGCCTTATTTGGAGTCGGATTTGGTTCTTTAATTCCAACCCTCCAGTCATGGACCCTATCTCAAACGCCTTCAAATAGAAGAGGCGTTGCAAACGGTATGTTCTTTTCTTCCATCGACCTAGGGCTAGGTTTAGGAGGACTTGTCTTCGGAATTATAGCCCCGTTTGTGGAGACTGGAACACTTTTTCAAATTTCTAGTACCTTTATGATTGTAGCAGCAGTACTTACTGTTTTTGAGGGGAAAAGAAGAAGAAGAGTACCACAGCAAGCAGTTTCATAA
- a CDS encoding GNAT family N-acetyltransferase produces MNKENKFIGKFVNEMYAILLGIGISNIIFVQQIDLKDFSQSIMALFVISVALVYWWDWSEYVESDVRTTKREFIIDFLILLNIEMLFAYFYDLKGLAVAFIVLGFLDLAWVINNQYEAKKAGTFQKNRAKTWILEKCIVIAIYTFSWLLISFTFVSNYHLLQMICVIFSFILVRNVGFNNVKDSREFSFHKASYQDIQDIVDINNSYFDGGVHTGGFLMKKIIPNDVRKAIDFQERVYFVAKDSKGQTVGYIELNSAFPVEVLGDLEGLSQEEQESILSNQYYIEQVAIKEDQQRKGIGSYLYNQVLQTFPDRNFTAFVVSQPIRNDSSIRFHRKVGFKDAALFKKDQYAGMSPYESILFIKTSEQQSEESTLAS; encoded by the coding sequence ATGAACAAGGAAAATAAATTCATCGGAAAATTTGTAAATGAAATGTACGCCATTTTACTTGGGATTGGCATCAGTAATATTATTTTTGTCCAACAGATAGATTTAAAAGATTTTAGTCAATCTATTATGGCGCTATTTGTTATTTCAGTCGCCCTCGTGTATTGGTGGGACTGGAGTGAGTATGTAGAAAGTGATGTCCGAACAACGAAACGTGAATTTATTATTGATTTTTTAATTCTACTAAACATTGAAATGTTATTTGCTTATTTTTATGACTTGAAAGGACTTGCTGTTGCTTTTATTGTCTTAGGATTTTTAGATCTAGCGTGGGTCATTAATAACCAGTATGAAGCAAAAAAGGCAGGAACTTTTCAAAAAAATAGGGCTAAAACTTGGATTCTAGAAAAATGTATAGTGATTGCTATTTATACGTTTAGTTGGTTGCTCATTAGCTTTACCTTTGTATCCAACTATCATCTCCTTCAAATGATTTGTGTCATATTTAGCTTTATCCTAGTGCGTAATGTAGGGTTCAATAATGTGAAGGATTCGAGGGAATTCTCTTTTCACAAAGCTTCTTACCAGGATATTCAAGATATTGTGGATATCAATAACTCTTATTTTGACGGTGGCGTTCATACCGGCGGTTTCCTAATGAAAAAAATAATCCCAAATGATGTACGGAAGGCGATTGATTTTCAAGAGAGAGTGTATTTTGTAGCGAAGGATAGCAAAGGACAAACAGTTGGCTATATTGAATTGAACTCTGCTTTTCCTGTTGAAGTACTAGGCGATTTAGAAGGGCTTTCTCAAGAAGAACAAGAATCCATTTTGAGTAATCAATACTATATCGAGCAGGTTGCAATTAAAGAGGATCAGCAACGCAAAGGCATTGGATCGTACTTATATAATCAGGTGCTGCAAACATTTCCAGACAGGAATTTTACAGCATTTGTTGTAAGCCAACCTATTCGAAACGACAGTTCCATCCGCTTCCATCGAAAAGTTGGTTTTAAGGATGCTGCCCTATTTAAAAAGGATCAATATGCAGGGATGAGTCCTTATGAAAGCATTCTTTTTATCAAAACTTCCGAACAACAAAGTGAGGAAAGTACACTCGCGAGTTAG
- a CDS encoding MFS transporter, producing the protein MNTSFRNFVILWIGQLCSVLGTGITQFSLGVWILKETGSVTQFAMIMMAASLPGILIAPFAGVVVDRWNRKWIMVISDCMAGLSTLAIFILYSFNALEVWHLFITAAIATMFNSFQMPAYQASIPMLVPKEKLDKANGMVQLTEALSIVIAPMLAGFLFYAIDLNGILIIDFATFFVAITTLLCIKFPALPSKGSSEVEEKTSFFKEALFGWEFIMKRPGLKGFLLYFAIVNLLLGFFNVLLQPLILSFSDEKMLGISLSLAGIGMLVGGATMSIWGAPKNRVLTVLGTGFVGGIFLSIAGLKESILLITLGVFFVFVMIPVGNAASQSIWQRKVPLHVQGRVFSLRRMIAVSLQPIAFISAGPLVGWLAPQMEEGGSLSGLFGKLVGMGDGRAIGLLFVLLGVLWSLTSILLYFNPRVRKLEGELPDVLEDRAVENEGIAVTTQA; encoded by the coding sequence ATGAACACCTCTTTTCGAAATTTTGTCATTTTATGGATTGGGCAGTTATGTTCGGTACTTGGTACTGGAATAACCCAATTTAGTTTGGGAGTTTGGATTTTAAAAGAAACGGGGTCTGTCACTCAGTTCGCCATGATCATGATGGCAGCAAGCTTACCGGGCATCCTAATTGCTCCCTTTGCTGGAGTGGTTGTGGACCGGTGGAACCGAAAATGGATAATGGTCATCAGTGACTGTATGGCAGGGCTTTCTACACTGGCGATTTTTATCTTGTATTCTTTTAACGCACTGGAAGTCTGGCATTTATTTATTACAGCTGCGATTGCGACGATGTTTAACTCCTTCCAAATGCCTGCCTATCAGGCATCGATTCCAATGCTAGTACCGAAAGAAAAATTGGATAAAGCAAATGGCATGGTACAGCTAACAGAAGCTCTTTCAATTGTAATTGCACCTATGCTAGCAGGATTTTTGTTTTACGCAATTGATTTAAACGGAATTCTAATCATTGATTTCGCTACTTTTTTTGTGGCAATCACGACTTTATTGTGTATTAAGTTTCCGGCTCTTCCATCGAAAGGTTCTTCAGAAGTTGAGGAAAAGACCTCATTTTTCAAAGAGGCTCTATTTGGATGGGAGTTTATTATGAAGCGCCCTGGCTTAAAAGGGTTCTTATTATATTTTGCCATTGTGAACTTGTTACTTGGTTTCTTTAATGTGTTACTTCAGCCATTGATTCTGTCTTTTTCGGATGAAAAAATGCTAGGTATCTCACTATCTTTGGCTGGAATTGGGATGCTCGTTGGTGGTGCCACGATGAGTATTTGGGGAGCTCCGAAAAACAGAGTGTTAACGGTACTAGGAACAGGTTTCGTTGGTGGAATCTTTCTAAGTATTGCTGGTTTAAAGGAATCGATTCTTTTGATTACATTGGGAGTCTTTTTTGTCTTTGTTATGATTCCTGTTGGGAATGCGGCTAGCCAATCTATTTGGCAAAGAAAAGTGCCACTTCATGTACAAGGAAGAGTTTTTTCCCTAAGAAGAATGATTGCAGTTTCTCTACAGCCCATTGCTTTTATATCAGCAGGACCACTTGTTGGATGGTTAGCCCCTCAAATGGAAGAGGGGGGAAGTCTTTCCGGTCTTTTTGGTAAATTAGTAGGCATGGGAGATGGAAGAGCCATAGGTTTATTGTTTGTTTTATTAGGAGTACTGTGGTCTTTAACCTCTATACTTCTCTACTTTAACCCTCGGGTGCGGAAATTAGAGGGAGAGTTACCGGATGTATTAGAAGACAGAGCTGTTGAAAATGAGGGGATAGCCGTTACGACTCAAGCTTAA
- a CDS encoding N-6 DNA methylase — translation MESQYWKIDEVAHELSVSVATIRNWIRSGRIKDFHKEGKVLLFNKKEIETLKLDIAEGTSNRLKSRRNKKMVQGNIIPSEYVTYKPYLGAIEDILVIAKKMKHEQAVSLVLLEIALHFLLQRKKVECKGVEPESLVGRMVREELMIPSSIQKNLLRLYDIRSGTISEEDIGFLSEIRSIELPFVEGEDFLGLAYMSLAASKERKTSGQYYTPSKVVDVTIQQNAEKVYQRKIGESLKVVDPCCGSGNFLIKVFLWLKQELLSEGHSVQEAEELLIKESIVGYDINPIAVALCSINLLLLTETNEITSEPKITCKNTLFEHAPSLFTVNEEFDWVIGNPPWGYSFSDQEKQELKAAFLTSGDSIESFSLFIEASIDMLKQGGTLTFVLPESILNIKVHGTIREFILKNTMIEDITLLGREFSNVFTNTLTLTLLKDKVETHKVKVIDSEKVYEVSQQLFLSNDHFIFNVLSDNEIQKVLDHIRAFENVFYLKDKIHAEYALGIVTGDNKKYVSNEQLENMEPILTGKDIFKFNYVHSGKFVEFLPSEFQQVAPERLYRAPEKLFYRFINKELIFAYDDRKTLSLNSANILIPKHDQYSVKYVMAVLNSRVAQFFHTFMFSPLKVLKSHIESIPIPMCTDEEQAEVVELVKLLLESRDEVERLELYNQLDELISGLYELDEDTKLLIKEKVEDSKFLTGKNK, via the coding sequence GTGGAATCTCAATATTGGAAAATAGATGAAGTCGCGCATGAATTATCAGTATCCGTAGCAACCATCCGAAACTGGATAAGGTCTGGCAGAATCAAGGACTTTCATAAAGAAGGAAAGGTACTTCTTTTTAATAAAAAGGAAATCGAAACTTTAAAGCTTGATATAGCAGAAGGAACATCCAATCGATTAAAAAGTAGACGAAATAAGAAGATGGTACAGGGGAACATAATCCCAAGCGAATATGTTACATATAAACCTTACTTAGGAGCTATTGAGGACATCCTCGTTATTGCGAAGAAAATGAAGCATGAACAGGCTGTATCTCTCGTTTTGTTAGAGATTGCTCTTCACTTTCTGTTGCAGAGAAAAAAAGTGGAGTGTAAGGGTGTAGAGCCTGAAAGTTTGGTCGGTAGAATGGTTCGTGAAGAATTGATGATCCCGAGCTCTATCCAGAAAAATTTGCTGAGGCTTTATGATATCCGTTCAGGCACCATTTCAGAAGAGGACATAGGCTTTTTAAGCGAAATTCGTAGCATAGAGCTGCCTTTTGTGGAGGGGGAAGACTTTTTAGGATTAGCCTATATGTCTCTAGCCGCTTCAAAAGAAAGAAAAACAAGTGGTCAATACTATACCCCTTCCAAGGTAGTAGATGTCACTATTCAACAAAATGCTGAGAAGGTTTACCAGCGTAAAATAGGGGAGAGTTTGAAGGTAGTAGACCCATGCTGTGGTTCGGGAAACTTTTTAATCAAGGTATTTCTTTGGTTAAAGCAGGAGCTGTTGAGTGAAGGGCACAGTGTCCAAGAGGCAGAGGAATTGTTAATTAAAGAGTCTATCGTAGGCTATGATATTAACCCGATTGCTGTAGCTCTATGCTCGATTAACTTATTGCTACTGACAGAAACGAATGAGATTACGAGTGAACCAAAGATTACTTGTAAAAACACCCTATTCGAACACGCTCCGTCACTATTTACAGTAAATGAGGAGTTCGACTGGGTTATAGGAAACCCTCCATGGGGATATAGCTTCTCGGACCAGGAGAAGCAAGAATTAAAGGCTGCCTTTTTAACAAGTGGAGATTCGATTGAATCCTTTTCTTTATTTATTGAAGCGAGTATAGATATGCTTAAACAGGGAGGAACCCTTACGTTCGTACTGCCAGAGTCGATATTGAACATCAAGGTACATGGGACGATTCGAGAGTTCATTTTAAAAAATACAATGATTGAAGATATCACCTTATTGGGGCGTGAATTTTCCAATGTGTTTACTAATACTTTGACCTTAACCCTTTTAAAGGACAAGGTCGAAACTCATAAAGTGAAGGTCATAGATTCAGAGAAAGTCTATGAGGTCTCTCAGCAGCTCTTCTTATCAAATGATCATTTTATTTTTAATGTGCTATCAGATAATGAAATCCAAAAGGTGCTGGATCACATTAGAGCATTTGAAAATGTCTTTTATTTAAAGGATAAAATTCATGCGGAGTATGCGCTTGGAATCGTGACGGGTGATAATAAAAAGTATGTCTCTAACGAACAATTGGAGAATATGGAGCCCATTTTGACCGGAAAAGATATTTTTAAATTTAATTACGTTCATTCAGGTAAATTTGTTGAATTTTTACCAAGTGAATTTCAACAAGTAGCCCCAGAAAGACTTTATCGAGCTCCGGAAAAGCTGTTTTACCGTTTTATCAATAAGGAATTGATTTTTGCCTATGATGACAGAAAGACCTTGTCATTGAATAGTGCAAATATCTTGATTCCTAAACATGATCAGTACTCCGTGAAATATGTAATGGCTGTGTTGAATTCTAGGGTTGCTCAGTTTTTCCACACGTTTATGTTTTCACCACTAAAGGTGCTGAAGAGCCATATTGAGTCAATTCCGATTCCAATGTGTACAGATGAGGAACAGGCTGAAGTGGTAGAGCTTGTTAAACTCCTGTTAGAAAGTCGTGATGAGGTAGAGCGTCTGGAATTGTACAATCAGTTAGATGAGCTGATTTCTGGATTGTATGAGTTGGATGAGGATACAAAATTGTTGATTAAAGAGAAGGTTGAAGATAGTAAGTTTTTGACTGGGAAAAATAAATAG
- a CDS encoding M20/M25/M40 family metallo-hydrolase, whose protein sequence is MVQVDNNFVSIFNRLLENEDVIRGLDYLKKDHDHTTKEQIELTAISAPTFQEEVRGEAYKKKLLELGIEDIQTDEVGNVFGIRKGSGTGPRLVLCAHLDTVFPEGTDTIHKEVDGKIYAPGIADDGRGLAAVLTIVRALNAANIQTEGDLIVGATVGEEGLGDLRGVKALFENRNDMDGFISIEPGNPAGVIYLATGSARYNVTYQGPGGHSFGAFGTPSAVHALGRAIAMLADMETPKEPKTTFNVGTVTGGTTVNTIAARANMVIDLRSTSQEELALLEDRALAIIKKAADDENNRWGQDAIKVDIELVGNRPAGSQSEESAIVKSSLAAAQVLGFSPVLEQPSSTDSNVPISLGVPAVTLGGGGKFGGIHTKEEYFDPTDAYYGPQKILLTILGLIGVAGVSKPLLEKR, encoded by the coding sequence ATGGTACAGGTAGATAACAATTTCGTCTCAATTTTTAACCGTCTTTTAGAAAACGAAGATGTAATAAGAGGGCTAGATTATCTTAAGAAGGACCATGATCATACAACAAAGGAGCAGATTGAATTAACAGCAATCTCAGCACCAACCTTCCAAGAAGAGGTTAGAGGAGAAGCTTACAAAAAGAAGCTACTAGAACTAGGAATAGAAGATATTCAAACGGACGAAGTGGGAAATGTATTTGGAATACGAAAAGGTAGCGGCACAGGACCACGATTAGTATTATGTGCACACTTAGATACTGTTTTCCCTGAGGGGACTGATACCATCCACAAAGAAGTGGACGGGAAGATTTATGCACCCGGGATTGCAGATGATGGTAGAGGTTTGGCAGCTGTACTAACGATTGTCCGTGCTTTAAATGCCGCTAACATTCAAACGGAAGGGGATCTAATCGTAGGTGCGACGGTTGGAGAAGAAGGCTTAGGGGATCTCCGTGGAGTCAAGGCTCTTTTCGAGAACCGGAATGACATGGATGGTTTTATTTCAATCGAGCCCGGTAACCCAGCTGGTGTCATTTATCTTGCAACGGGAAGTGCTCGTTACAATGTTACATACCAGGGTCCTGGTGGTCATAGCTTTGGTGCTTTTGGAACACCGAGTGCTGTCCATGCATTAGGTAGAGCTATTGCAATGTTAGCCGATATGGAAACGCCTAAGGAACCGAAAACGACATTCAATGTAGGAACAGTTACTGGAGGAACAACAGTAAATACCATTGCAGCAAGAGCGAATATGGTCATAGATCTCCGTTCCACGTCCCAAGAAGAATTAGCATTATTAGAAGATAGAGCACTGGCTATTATAAAAAAAGCTGCGGATGACGAAAACAATCGCTGGGGACAAGATGCCATTAAGGTAGATATTGAACTAGTTGGAAACCGACCAGCAGGCTCACAAAGTGAAGAATCGGCTATTGTCAAATCCTCGCTTGCTGCTGCACAAGTATTAGGATTTAGCCCAGTATTGGAGCAACCAAGTAGTACCGACTCCAATGTACCCATCAGTCTAGGGGTTCCAGCTGTAACCCTTGGTGGAGGCGGGAAATTTGGTGGGATACATACCAAAGAGGAATACTTTGATCCAACAGATGCTTACTACGGTCCACAAAAAATTTTACTCACAATCCTAGGTCTGATAGGGGTTGCGGGGGTAAGTAAGCCATTATTAGAAAAAAGATAA
- a CDS encoding pentapeptide repeat-containing protein codes for MDKKFKMDKPKIPTHIKQGSFHDIYGNEDPFLMNSIIQDCSIERETIDKVDISNVIFRNVTFIDVNFNNMELTDVTFENCDLSNANLFEAIIHRVEFKDSKLLGVNLAESTFGNVLFNGCNLNLGAFGYSNLKYVTFEKCSLRNADFYECKFKNIHFSQCDLHEVNFSRAPLKGIDISTSTFERLIVTLEDLDGCKVSPEQAIGFARMIGLVVKE; via the coding sequence ATGGATAAGAAATTTAAGATGGACAAACCTAAAATTCCCACCCATATTAAACAAGGCAGCTTTCATGACATATATGGAAACGAAGATCCCTTTTTAATGAACTCTATCATCCAAGATTGTTCGATTGAACGAGAAACAATCGACAAAGTGGATATATCAAACGTGATTTTTAGAAACGTTACGTTTATTGATGTGAATTTTAATAATATGGAGCTGACAGATGTCACATTTGAAAACTGTGACCTCTCCAATGCAAACCTGTTTGAAGCGATTATACATCGAGTAGAATTTAAGGATTCAAAGTTACTAGGCGTTAACTTAGCTGAGTCTACGTTTGGTAATGTTTTATTTAATGGTTGCAACTTGAATTTAGGTGCATTTGGATACAGTAATCTAAAATATGTCACATTTGAAAAATGTTCCTTACGAAATGCGGATTTTTACGAATGCAAATTTAAAAACATTCACTTTTCTCAATGTGATCTACATGAAGTGAACTTTTCCCGAGCTCCCTTAAAAGGCATTGACATTAGTACTTCAACATTTGAAAGACTCATTGTAACACTGGAGGATCTAGACGGATGTAAAGTCTCACCAGAGCAGGCGATTGGATTTGCAAGGATGATTGGGCTAGTTGTGAAGGAATAG
- a CDS encoding RidA family protein, translated as MIEQRLKELGLVLPEPTPPLYEYVPVVIHRGVAYISGQVPRIDGVVPFAGKVGQDVTIEQAQQSAKLSVLKGLSCLKAAIGSLDNVEQVLKITGYVQSAPGFSQQSKVLDAASELLEQIFGEKGRHTRTAIGAAELPSNTSVEIDFVIAVKEEGGQ; from the coding sequence ATGATTGAACAGCGATTAAAAGAGCTTGGTCTAGTGTTACCTGAACCGACTCCCCCACTCTATGAATATGTACCGGTAGTTATCCACCGTGGAGTGGCCTATATAAGTGGACAAGTTCCCCGAATAGACGGAGTTGTTCCTTTTGCCGGTAAGGTGGGACAAGACGTCACGATTGAACAAGCCCAGCAGAGTGCTAAACTCTCCGTATTAAAGGGACTTAGCTGCTTAAAAGCTGCCATTGGTAGTTTAGACAACGTAGAACAAGTGCTTAAAATAACTGGTTATGTGCAATCAGCCCCAGGTTTCAGTCAACAATCTAAAGTATTAGACGCTGCTTCAGAATTACTGGAGCAGATCTTTGGTGAAAAAGGGCGTCACACAAGAACAGCCATTGGTGCTGCCGAACTCCCAAGTAACACCTCAGTTGAAATTGATTTTGTCATTGCTGTTAAAGAAGAAGGAGGCCAGTAA